The following nucleotide sequence is from Archocentrus centrarchus isolate MPI-CPG fArcCen1 chromosome 6, fArcCen1, whole genome shotgun sequence.
tacTTGAAATGGCGAGGATGCTTGCTTCTAGAAAAACTAACAGCATGGTCACAGTTGTGATGCTGCTGTATTCTTTTACCTGTTGTTGCGTTCCATCTTCCTGTGTTACCAGGGCAACGTGCTGCTGACCGACCATGTCTGAGCTCTCCACTGGGACTGGCTCTGAGCCAGAGTCGTCTGCCTCGACCACAGCTGTCGTATAGCTCACACTGGGGTCATCAATGGCATCTGAATTGACATTAAAGATTTATTAAAATGGATAGATGATTAGTTTGctctgtattattataattatattaaCATTTGTTTCCATTATTGCAGTTAACTGTTTAAACTCCAAATTAAGACAATTCTTCACATCCATCAGAGAccaaacatttataaaaaaaacatttatgcaatttttctttttcatcattATATTTTACTGACCTGTTGGGGGTTCAAAGTaggcctcctgctcctcctcaatGGGCTCCGTGTCATTGTGTGCTGTTCGTTTGTGCATAGCAAGCGTTGATATTTGCTTGTAGGTTTTCCCACAATGATTGCAGTTGTATGGTTTACAGGGCGTATGAACAACATGGTGTTTGTAAAGGCTTGAGTATTCTGTGAAGCGCTTTTCACACCCAGGCACTGTGCACACATATGGTTTCTCACCTGGTGTggaaaaacagcaagaaaacaaGTTTTATTAATCTGTGAGAAAAGTGAAAAACCCTATCTTTATATTTACTTGCAcatcatgtttttatgtgagATCACAAAAGTGAAAAGAAGCCTTGCTCCAAATTTAGTTACTACCTAATATCTATCTACAGATAGAGAATATTAGATAAACTGTGAAATCCAAATATATATCCAAGATATAAAACCAGTAATATTATCAAATGCGCATATAAAGCCTAAAAGCCCtccatctcctctcctctccacaaaACACAAATTCATTATAAAACCCTGCCACTCTAAAAACAGCCATTATGTATCAGACTACAAGGATAACACCTAGGTAAATACATGAAGATTTAAGCCATCTCGAAACTTTATCCATTAACAGCTTAAAAGCTTCTTGCTCAGTTTCTGTGGAAATGACTGTGTTGTCTGCATACATAAAATACACCAGAGCACTTAGTGGAGCCACAAGCTGAGCCATTATGAGACACTGCAGAGACTCACCGGTGTGAATCCGCATATGGTTCTTGTAGTTGGTGGCACTGGCAAATGACCGTCCACAGCTTGGTTCAGAGCAGTAGTATGGCCGTTCTCCGGTGTGTGTTCGGATGTGAACTTTACGGATGTTGGAGGTGGTAAATGACCTGCCGCAGCCTTCAACTGGGCATTTGAAAGGCTTCTCTCCTGCAAAACATGAAATATGTCAAACCTGCAGTTTGAAATCTGCAGAATTCCAAAACTGACACAAATACGACAAGAAACTGTAAGCAGGTGTTCTAGACGACAAATGCCGGTATAAGCCTAGCCTGTACTCCTCTATAAATAACCAATGTGATTCAAACTGCAAAATGTGTACTGCATTTCAAAAATAAGCAGCAACAGCTTGGCATCATGCTTCTCGTGATAACCATGTGCCTGCCATCCTGCAGCACTAGCACTGCTGGCTGTGAAACTTCTGCTCCCCTTATCCGACACAACCCCTTCAAATCATACAGCCAATCCTGGCTCTTCACCACGATCTGTGTTGTTTCAAAAACTAGTCTTGTGTGTCTTGTTATTTTACTTAATTTCAGCTCCAAACACTCCTCAAATGGCCTCCTCTGTATTAAGAACCCTGAAGCAATGTGGCTTTCATCAGCAGTAGCAAACAACAGTCAATCTCCAATGTTTGTTTACAAACCCTATTAGCCTTATCGTGTGTTGCAACACACAAACTGGGGGTGTGATTGTGTACCTGTATGGGTCCTTGTGTGCTTCTGAAGGTCTCCAGAGGTTTTGAAGGACTTGCAGCAGTTTAACTCCTGACATCTGTATGGCTTCTCCCCCGTATGTGTGCGTGAGTGACTCTTCAGTCCATACCCTTAAACGATCACAATATGACAGGTAAGTAATTATTCCATACCTAAGAGCACCCGAGCCCATGTTTATTCTGATCTCAGAAACTGTCCTAAATTTAACATCAAGGTATTTCCTGGCTCAAAACAGACCTTTAGGGGTGACTACACTGGACTACACAACTGGTTCACATATAATTAAGACAGTGAGTCTGGGGTACCTTACTTAACAGACATATGTGCATTTTCCTGATATTTGATAAACAAAATGTGTATGTTGTGCACAAGTAAATTAAACTTCACATCAATGGAAGGCCAAATATTTTTCTACACAGTTAAAAACCTGAATAATTCAACTGTCAATAATTTCACTATGAGAACTAATGagattttaatcagttaaaagactTTCCATCATAGCCTGAATCTTTCTATACTGCAAAATGAAATTTGGCaagaaaactaaaagaaacaagCCATGAGTTGATGTGCAAAATTTTGTTATCCTTTGCTACCTGTTGCAAACTTCTTTCCACAGCTAGGATAGTCACAGATGTACGGTTTGTCTCCAGTGTGAGAGCGCTCATGTACCTGCAGGACGTACAAACAAAACGGTAAACTGGCAACATCATTTTCTTCAAAGGAAATATTATCAATCCCACACACTTGAGGAGGCACAAAGAAACCAACAaaccaaaccttttttttttaacatgaaaacatgaacacAGCAAGAACTTGCACAAAGCATCCACACTTACCTTAAGATGGTGGGCAGTGGTGTAGAGCTTTCCACAACCTTCGTATTCACAGCGAAAAGACTTTTCCCCTACATTTGACACCCTTCCTGGTCTGCTGTCTTGTCCCTGTAACACAATCTGAAAGACAAGGCACAGTGATGTCTTCAATGTTCGGCCTAatgtaaagggaaaaaaagagaaagaaaaagaaacgtTACCCGCATGTGAACACCATTGTCTGCTTCAACTCTGCCAAAGGACCCCAAGGGGTTCTCTATATTCTCCACCTGAGAAGGAAAAGAGAGGGTATTTTTTATAGTCTACTGGATCATTGTCAATATATCCAACCAGTGGATTTGCAATATGTAAATACAATATATACAACAGATAAAGCATGAATAGAGCAAAAATATAACATTCACAAAAAGTAAATTTATGGGGCCCATAAATTCCTGTAAGATATTTAATCTCATTTGCACAAGTGATGATCTCGACAAGATAACCACTCATGAGATAACTTTTTGGAAAAGTTAATTAAAGTGCACAACACAACGATATTtgtgaattttctttttaacataaaaaaaatgatactgtGTGATGGAATACCACTGCATTACAAGCTAATATTAAAGAGTAACATTAACTGTAAAAAATTTcataagaaaaactaaaatatctaaataaaaataaattaattaattaaaaagaaaaagagagaaagacataTAGAAATATTAACTTTTAATTTCCACAATCTCCATTGTCTAGTGGCTAACACATTCTTACACATAAAATCCCCAGTTCACTTCCagcaggagacacaaacccagaTAAACGAGAGTTGCAGGGTcagattaaaattaaatatacagATCCATCTACTGtagtaaacatggaaacagCCAAAAGTACCAAATACATTAACTTTTAATTTCCAATTTTTTAAACATGATTCTGTGTCAACATGAACAAATAATTAGTGGAACTGGTGCCACACCAGTACAAAGACAAAGCACATTTACCTTGGTGGTGTATTGTTCCAGCACGCTGATGGTCTCTGGGTCAATGGCTGTGGCCTCTGCCTGCAAGTCTGCGATGGTGCCATCAGCCTGGATGGCCAGGATGGTGTTGGACTGGGGCATGTGCACTGTGTGCTGGATGTAGGCGGTGCTCCCATCCTCCAGCTGTACTTCCTGCAGGCCGCTCTGGTCGTATGTATCTGCACAGAAATGAGAAGGACGCAGAGACTGAAATTCAGTGAGGAAACTGAGTTTTGTTTCGGTAAAAATCACGAAGGCCAGAGAGAAATGCTAGTTTCCTCGATGTCCATATCCAAACTTAATCTTTCTTTGCAGTAAAAATCACTCACCTTGAgagttttaaattattattaaaactgtTTTGTACATTTTCTAGTCCAATagtcacatttatttaaacatttttaattcccacagataataacaaattttaatttaacataCGAGATAAATGCATCCAAATAATACTttggattgtttgttttttttaaaaaagatacaCACACCCATTAACATCGTTTATGCCCATAAAATAGCAGGTTAGTTAACCTTTGCAAATCAATTCATAAACATTTCTCTAGAGGTTGTAGAAACATtataaaaaagcagcacatttcTTTTTGCCTCCCTGTACCCAGTATTACGACACTGGTGCATAttaaatgaaacattaaaatgataaaCTAAAGAGATGAAAGGCACTTAAAATTCTGTTCATTAGGTGTTATTGACCTTTGGGTGTGTGAATATAGGCAGTTGTTCCATCTTCTAACTGAACTGCTTGCCCATCTTCAAGCTGTAAACTGTCccctcctaaaaaaaataaagaattcaaAGAAACATCAACTTCACTTCATCACCAGTATGTGCTTGGTATCCTATTAGCGAGTACTACGTTGCATAACTTAGATTAAATACAATTAAATTACAGCTTTGTACTGTGCCACAAACACAGTATACAGAGAATGAGACCCTCTCCTATTGGTATTTATtacaatattttcatttcatttacctGCTTTAGGCATGGGCACATGCTGAACATAGGCGGCAGAGCCGTCCTCCAGCTGGATCACCTGGCCATCCATGATCTGTCCATCTGAAAAGGAACCTTTGGTGTCATGCTGGATGTATGCAGTGGATCCATCTGCGAGAGTAACAGCCTGCAGGCTGACTGTGTCCATGCTCTCCATCTGATCTCCATCTGGAAAATAATGAGAGTTGCTAAATTTTAACTTTCCATTTAAGGAGTCAATGTTTTTGGCAGATGTTTGATTATTGCACTTCCCAAATGTTCCCAAAATGAAAAGGACGATGATGTGATGCACTTATCCCAGCTAACACCTGATACTTCTGGACACAATTTTTGCATCCTCATTCCCTGCGACTCCCAGTGCAATTTATTGCCTATGATTGCATTTTTCAAGTAAATTGCATGGGGCTGCTAAATTATGCCAAAAAAGTCAGAATCAGAATTACAGCCTCTGTAAAAATAGTAGctttatttaacttttaaaaagaaaaaaaaaattattataattcAACTGAAAATAATGTGAACCAAAAttataactgaaattaaaatatgattaaTTGCAGAGCTCTGTAATGATGTCAGCAAATGCCTTTATCACAGTGAAACATTTAAGGAGCTCACCTGCCACTGTCACAGCCTCTGTCAGACAGAGAGTGACCGGCTGTCCATCTGCATCATGAAACTCTGCCATTCCCTGGGAGTCCCGGTTTATCTGGGCCAAGAGCATGCTTTAGCTGCTGCAGGGAAACATGCAGGAGACTCAAATGAACCACAAGCACTGGAAATGGAGGTAATCTGCACTTATTCGATAACTGGATGTAATCAATTAGTAACTTACTTCCAAGGTTAACATACAGGCTGCTGTTGTGTCCCTATCATTCTTACATATGTGCAATACATACagatataaacattttttttctatgcatGGACACATTTAGTAAATATAGTTGACCATCCAACTGTACTAGTGTATAGAAATAATGTGTTATAACTTACAAGGTTATTGTAGTAAACtcaatttggaaaaaaaaaacaaacaaaaacaaactagaatttttatgaacaaaaactaaaagttCCTGAAATAAAACGAAATCTATGAAATGTTTAGTTTAGCCTGTTTCAATGTGGCAAAATGTGTCAACACAGCCAGCATTAGGACATATTTGACTGTGAGTCAAGTGTTCACTTGTTGTGAACTAGTGTAAACTGTTGTGTATGTAATATAATACCCAATCTACACTTAATACATTTTGCCCCTGACAAATCACCCTACAATCCAAACTAAGGATACACCACTTAACATATGGGCCAAGAGAAATATTCAACCTGCTTCATAAGGGCCCTcatccatccattgtcttcCGTTTATCCTATTTAATCTATTTCCATCGGCCCCATGGAACTGATACCAATGTCTACCATAATGATATGACCAATGGCTGATGCTAATTTTTAattgtttacttttatttactttccTTTTTGAACCATGGAACCAAAGAAATCgtataatttgatttattttatcattattaaaaaaatgaatcatttCAGATCTTCATCACACCTGCTTTGAACATTCAGCAAATGTAAAATTTGTCACATAACAGATAAAAGATTTGTAAATGTATCTGGTTTGTCCACAAGGCCAATACTGATTAATAACAACTTTCAGCTGAAATATTGTAATATAAACTGAGCTAAAACGAGCAAACCAAATCTTGAAGctaaatgaaactaaactgaaatcaaaacaaaattaaacgtgaagtaaaaataaatgcaagagAAAAGTATTAACAAAAAACTGTTGACTTGATCAAACATATCGTGGACATCAATTGAAGAAAAAAGAACCATATTAATATTCGTCAGAGTGGTCCCCTAATTAGGTATGTCTTCAAGTTTAAGTTACAAATATGGTACCAATTATTATTAAACTATAAACCAGTCTAACAGTTATAGTCAGCCCATATTTGGTAATTCAGTTTTTGATTACTTCCTTATTGACAAGTTCAAGTCGTCATTAGTTGCTTCCATTTCTAACACTTAAGGACTTATTTAGCTTTGCGTTAATGAAAGGCACCTAATTTCAGACATCTCACAGCTGATGCGCTTTTAGCGCTTAGTGATTTGAACTATTTGGGGCTAGCTAACAACGTTATAGCACCACTATGACTTGCCACATTTGTCAGTCTGTTAGAAAATTATATCAAACAACTGTATTTAACCGGCTCTGGTTTGAGACTTAGTTATCAAACTGACCACATGTATGAATGCTCAAATGCTTGACAGCTACGGCCACAGAAACATGCCACAGCAGAATATGCTTGGTAGCCACCAGGCTAACAACACTGCTAACTCCGCCAAGCAGCGGTGTCACGACTTTCTCTGCGGTTGTTAGCGAACTGTTTCTCGGTGACTGCGGTTACTGAGAGCACAGATAAGTTGAAATGGCTTGTAGAAGCCTAAGCGGCATCTGTAATGCCCAATGGAGGGCTGGCTAACTCTCGCCATACAGCTTCCAGTTTGCCTAACTAGCGACGCAGTTGGAAAACAAGAGCGAGGAATCCGCGAGCTAATTAATGATAACATAAGCATTTTGGCTCGGTGGGTGTCAATTTTATTATATGATTTAACAGTCGTTTCCCATTCTTGAACTGGATCCCCACCGCCGCCTGTCACTCCCTCTCGCAGAGATGGCTGAGGGAATAATGCACACTGGGTAAAAACCAATTTATATACTAACCTCCGAAAAATTTCCAACAATTCCTCCTGTTCGACCACCATGCAACAGTGCAGGAAACGATCGGCGACGTCCGCAACCCGGGAACATGTGTAACAGAACTACGCCTAACATGTTGTTCCGCCCATTCCCTATTGATAGATTGGTTAGCGAGTCACAAAGCCCGCTCCTATTGGTTTAAGCCTGTGCCTGTCGCGTTCATGCAAGTCTATGTTGCTGTTATTCAGCCTCCCGGGCCCCTGGCAGACGCCATTCCGCG
It contains:
- the znf143b gene encoding zinc finger protein 143 isoform X1; the protein is MLLAQINRDSQGMAEFHDADGQPVTLCLTEAVTVADGDQMESMDTVSLQAVTLADGSTAYIQHDTKGSFSDGQIMDGQVIQLEDGSAAYVQHVPMPKAGGDSLQLEDGQAVQLEDGTTAYIHTPKDTYDQSGLQEVQLEDGSTAYIQHTVHMPQSNTILAIQADGTIADLQAEATAIDPETISVLEQYTTKVENIENPLGSFGRVEADNGVHMRIVLQGQDSRPGRVSNVGEKSFRCEYEGCGKLYTTAHHLKVHERSHTGDKPYICDYPSCGKKFATGYGLKSHSRTHTGEKPYRCQELNCCKSFKTSGDLQKHTRTHTGEKPFKCPVEGCGRSFTTSNIRKVHIRTHTGERPYYCSEPSCGRSFASATNYKNHMRIHTGEKPYVCTVPGCEKRFTEYSSLYKHHVVHTPCKPYNCNHCGKTYKQISTLAMHKRTAHNDTEPIEEEQEAYFEPPTDAIDDPSVSYTTAVVEADDSGSEPVPVESSDMVGQQHVALVTQEDGTQQQVSISEADLQAMGGTITMVTQEGTTITIPAHELATQGAHSVTMVTTDGSDEQVAIMTPDMASFQTVEEAGYSQEQDDLHPVTLLATSNGTHIAVQLSDQPSLEEAIRIASRIQQGESPGLDD
- the znf143b gene encoding zinc finger protein 143 isoform X2, coding for MVVEQVIQLEDGSAAYVQHVPMPKAGGDSLQLEDGQAVQLEDGTTAYIHTPKDTYDQSGLQEVQLEDGSTAYIQHTVHMPQSNTILAIQADGTIADLQAEATAIDPETISVLEQYTTKVENIENPLGSFGRVEADNGVHMRIVLQGQDSRPGRVSNVGEKSFRCEYEGCGKLYTTAHHLKVHERSHTGDKPYICDYPSCGKKFATGYGLKSHSRTHTGEKPYRCQELNCCKSFKTSGDLQKHTRTHTGEKPFKCPVEGCGRSFTTSNIRKVHIRTHTGERPYYCSEPSCGRSFASATNYKNHMRIHTGEKPYVCTVPGCEKRFTEYSSLYKHHVVHTPCKPYNCNHCGKTYKQISTLAMHKRTAHNDTEPIEEEQEAYFEPPTDAIDDPSVSYTTAVVEADDSGSEPVPVESSDMVGQQHVALVTQEDGTQQQVSISEADLQAMGGTITMVTQEGTTITIPAHELATQGAHSVTMVTTDGSDEQVAIMTPDMASFQTVEEAGYSQEQDDLHPVTLLATSNGTHIAVQLSDQPSLEEAIRIASRIQQGESPGLDD